The genomic interval CGGGTGTATTCCTTCAGATCCTCGATGGCGCCGCCATATTCCGGGGAGACGATCACCCGGAAATGGTGATGGTCTTTCTCGCAGCGCTCCACGAAGGCCGCGCCGTTGGCTTCATCGAGGTCCCGATCAAATACCTGGACCTTTTCGCCGTCTCGACCAGCCCCGTCGCGCTCGACATAGAGCGTGTGGCGCATCATCGAGGCTGCACTGCGCCCTCCGCCGCCATGCGTCACGGGCTTGATCTTGACCATGACCTTCTGGCTGCGCGACGGGCGCTGCGGTGAGGGCGGTTTGACGTTCGGGGCGCCGCGTTTGCGATTGAACCAGGCCGCGCGCGTGCGTTGGGAAACACGTTTCGAGTTCGCCGCCGATGGCGTGGGAAACATTCTGTTCGGGCCATGACGGATCTGGCGCGCGTGGCCGAGCTTGCCTTCGAACTCGTCGTCGCCATGGTTCGACGCCATCGCCAACGCTCCGATCTCTCGCGTTAGCGGCTCATTTCGTCACGCGGCCCGCCTGCGGCCTGCAGGGTGCGTTCGCGGGTCGCGCGCGGCCTGCAAAAATAGATGTGCAGACAAGCCGCTAGTACGTTCAGTACTGCGGCGCATTCTATCTTGCCCTCAATCCTTCGTCTCATTCCCCCTTATGTATGAACATGCCGCGTAATCCACGACGGCTGAGTCGAGGGCGTTTAGCGCTACGATCGTGTATAAGCCAACATTGAGGGACAGGTGCGTGAAGCCAGAAATTGGCGGAATAAGGATCGCAGGCGTCTCCACCCATCTCAATGCGAGGGGCGGCGCTGCCTCACGGGGCGCAATTCGAGCGCGACACCTTCGATGTCTTGAAGGCGCTTCACCACGGCAAAGAGATTGGCCGCCTGAGGGTTGCCCTCAGGACCAAGCATGCGCATCAGGCTCTTTGCGTTGATGTCGACGGCTTCCGCGAGCGCTTCAAAACCGATCGTGGCGTTGATGTAGTCGCGAAGGATCGCTTTTCCCACTTGAAGCTCGCCCGCCAGCAGCGCCTCGATCGCTTCGATCAAAAGCGCGCGGCGGAACTTTGCGTCTCGTTGCGCGCGTGCTTGGACCGTTTCCTTGAAGGCGCGTGTGAGCGACATTGTGGCTATCTCTCTTCCCTTTTCCGCCGCCGGTGCTCGACCCAGCGCGCCTGCGCCGCTTGGATATCCTGCTGCTGCCGCTTCTTCGTGCCGCCCGCGAGTAAAATGACGAGCGTGGCGCCGTCCCGTCCAAAATAGACCCGATAGCCCGGACCGAAATCGATCCGATATTCCAGAACGCCCGCGCCGACGGATTTCACATTGGAGAGATTTCCCTGCGCCATCCGCACCAACGCCACTGTTACGCGCGCGGCTGCACTGGCGTCCAATGCGTCAAACCAAGCCCCAAATGGACTGCGGCCATCGACGTCGAGATATTCCTCGATGTTCATAATGGTACCATAAGTGCAACCAATGGAGCAAGCGTCAGGCGCGCGCCGGCCGGCGCCCGTCGGGCCTGGCGGGCGCGCGCCGGGCGCCGGGCGCGGGGCCAAACCTCATTCCTCTGGGCTCGGTCGCGTGGGGCGTTGAGGGAGATGGCGGGACAGGGACGGGCGGTTCGGAGGCACGGGCTGCCATCAGATCAGCGATCTGGTCCGCAGTGTGTTCCGCGGCTGCGCGCACTACAACGTCGGCGAGGTGGGCATAGCGCCGTGTCGTCTTCAGGTCCGAATGCCCCAAAAGCTTACCGATAACCTCAAGTCCAACGCCGCTCATCAGTGCAAAAGACGCCGCCGAGTGGCGAAGATCATGCAGGCGCACATCGTGCAGGCCCGCAGCTTCGCGGATGCCGACCCACATTTTCGGCACGCCATTGAAAGGCGCGGTCTTGTCGGCATTGGGAAATACAAAATCAGTTCCGTCCACGCGTTTGATCTTCTCAAGGATGGCCCGCATGGCTGAGGTGATGAGGATGATGCGGGGCCCCGTCTTCGAGCGCGGCAGACGCAGGAAGCCCGTGTTCAGATCGACCGAGGACCAGGTAAGGTTCTGAATTTCGCTTTTGCGCGCGCCCGAGAGCGCCAGAAGGCGAATGATCGCCAACCCGAATGGATGGGCGCCTTCTTTCTCTGCGCGGGCGATCACCTCGCCCAGGCGTGCGAATTCCTCCTGGCTCAGGAAGCGCTCGCGCATGTTTCCAGGCGATCGCTCGATTCCGAACACCGGGTTGCGATCGATGATCTCTTCACGCACGGCAAACGACATGATGGTCGAAAGCAGCGCAAGTGAACGATTGGCGGTGCCTTCGCCGCCGCGAATGATGTGCTTGGCCCGCTTGCGCTGACCCTTCTTGGTCAGCCGTGTGTCGCCGCGTGAAACTGCGTCGCGGTAGGATTCGATCATAGAGCGGTTGAGCTCGCGCACGCGCGCTTTGCCAAGAAGCGGCTTGATGTGGGCCTCGATTCGGCCCTTGTCGTTACGCACATGCGCCTCTTTGCGCAGCGAGCCGGCGAGGGGGCCGCGTCCTCGTCTGCGGTGGGCGGCCTTCTCAAGCCACATGTCGCAGAGCTTGGCGATCGTCAGCGCGTCATTGAACTCGACAATTGGGCGTGGCTCGGGTTGCGACTTGGTCAGCGCGCGGGCGAGTACTGCCTGCGCTTCGGCGCGCACGTTCTTGATGGTGAGTTGGCCAAGTGGTCCGAGGCTTACGAAACGCTGTGCGGCAAAGCGGCCGCGCCCCAAGCGCACTTTGACGATATAGGTCATCGCGCGTTTGGGCGAGATGCGAAGACCCAAGCCCTTCTGTGCACTGTCCCAAACGATAATGCGCTTTGCCGGCGTTGCGATCGTATCGAAATCGGCGCGCGCAAAATCAATAAATGTCGGCGACATTGTCTTTGCTCGGACCGGTCGCGTGTTGAAGGCGATGTCATGGCTACCACGGGGCAACCACCAAGCTGCGAAAACGCGCGGAAACGCGCAGCAACTCGAAAGTGCGTACTCGCTTGAAATTTGCAACGAGATCAGAGAAGTAGGAAAAATCCGGAAACTAAATGTAGTATCCGGAAAACCGCGCGGGCCCAGCTCCGAAGGCAAAGGTCACAGGTTCGAATCCTGTCGGGTGCGCCAGTCTTGAGGCAGATTCCTGGAATGGAGCCGGTTAAGTACGTCAGTCGGTGGGGCGCGATCTCTCGCGGCGAGCGCGAATGGCGCGTCGAGCCGGACGCACTCGTCACGCGCGGCGCATCCGGCCATGAACGCCGCTATGCGTGGAAGGACATCGTCAGCGTCCGCCTCTGCCACGAACCGACGCGCGCCAAGCCCTGGCGCTACGTGTTCGAGCTTCAGCCCAAACACAATCGCAAGATCGAGATCGACAACGGTCATTTTCTCGGTGGCGGCAAATACGAAGAGCGCTCCGCCAGCTACACACCGTTCGTGCGCGCAGCGCTTGCGCGTCTTGCTGACGCCAATCCCAAAACGCAGGCGCTGATCGGCGAAACGCCGAAGCGCTATTTCTTCTTGTTGCTGGCGTCGCTGTTTGGACTCGGCGCGTTGCTCTACGTTCTCGTCGCAGTGCACACGCCGCTTGATGCGCTGCCCTTCGCTAATCTCGTGAAGCTCGCCATCATCCTGCTGATGCTGCCGATCTTCTGGGGCTGGGTGCTGAAGGCAATGCCGCGCGGCGTGGCGCTCGACGCGATCCCTGAGCGCGCGCTGCCGCCGGAAAATGGTGCCGCCTAGGTGACTCGAACACCTGACCTACGCATTACGAATGCGCCGCTCTACCGGCTGAGCTAAGGCGGCCCTGACCTTGGGGCGTTGTGGCCCCTTCGGGAGGGCGGTTCAATACGCGCAGCCGCGCTTTAGGGCAAGCCGGACAGGG from Vitreimonas flagellata carries:
- a CDS encoding DNA-binding protein: MSLTRAFKETVQARAQRDAKFRRALLIEAIEALLAGELQVGKAILRDYINATIGFEALAEAVDINAKSLMRMLGPEGNPQAANLFAVVKRLQDIEGVALELRPVRQRRPSH
- a CDS encoding tyrosine-type recombinase/integrase: MSPTFIDFARADFDTIATPAKRIIVWDSAQKGLGLRISPKRAMTYIVKVRLGRGRFAAQRFVSLGPLGQLTIKNVRAEAQAVLARALTKSQPEPRPIVEFNDALTIAKLCDMWLEKAAHRRRGRGPLAGSLRKEAHVRNDKGRIEAHIKPLLGKARVRELNRSMIESYRDAVSRGDTRLTKKGQRKRAKHIIRGGEGTANRSLALLSTIMSFAVREEIIDRNPVFGIERSPGNMRERFLSQEEFARLGEVIARAEKEGAHPFGLAIIRLLALSGARKSEIQNLTWSSVDLNTGFLRLPRSKTGPRIILITSAMRAILEKIKRVDGTDFVFPNADKTAPFNGVPKMWVGIREAAGLHDVRLHDLRHSAASFALMSGVGLEVIGKLLGHSDLKTTRRYAHLADVVVRAAAEHTADQIADLMAARASEPPVPVPPSPSTPHATEPRGMRFGPAPGARRAPARPDGRRPARA
- a CDS encoding type II toxin-antitoxin system RelE/ParE family toxin, with amino-acid sequence MNIEEYLDVDGRSPFGAWFDALDASAAARVTVALVRMAQGNLSNVKSVGAGVLEYRIDFGPGYRVYFGRDGATLVILLAGGTKKRQQQDIQAAQARWVEHRRRKREER